A single region of the Syntrophotaleaceae bacterium genome encodes:
- a CDS encoding NAD(P)H-dependent oxidoreductase subunit E, producing the protein MSTCQKSGECVLPEGYVLPENLYRDLDEFIRQLPCREGHLVTALHKAQSLFGYLPEEVQTFVADRMNVPVVHVYGVVSFYTFFTMVPKGKHPISVCMGTACFVKGADKVVEALKQQLNVEVSEVTPDGKFSIDCLRCVGACALAPIIMVGEKVYGHVKPDMVKDIIADFS; encoded by the coding sequence ATGTCAACGTGTCAAAAAAGCGGGGAGTGTGTTCTCCCCGAGGGCTATGTCCTGCCGGAGAACCTTTATCGGGATCTCGATGAATTCATTCGGCAGCTGCCCTGCAGGGAAGGCCATCTTGTGACGGCACTTCACAAAGCGCAGAGCCTTTTCGGCTACCTGCCCGAAGAAGTGCAGACCTTTGTCGCCGACCGTATGAATGTTCCGGTCGTGCATGTTTACGGAGTGGTGAGCTTTTACACCTTCTTTACCATGGTACCGAAGGGCAAGCATCCCATCTCCGTCTGTATGGGTACTGCCTGTTTCGTTAAGGGCGCAGACAAGGTTGTCGAGGCTCTCAAGCAACAGCTCAATGTCGAAGTGAGTGAAGTTACCCCCGACGGCAAATTCTCCATCGATTGCCTTCGCTGCGTGGGCGCCTGCGCCCTGGCGCCGATCATCATGGTCGGGGAGAAGGTCTACGGGCATGTGAAGCCTGACATGGTTAAAGATATTATCGCGGACTTTTCTTGA
- the hpt gene encoding hypoxanthine phosphoribosyltransferase — translation MHSTLPEVLFDEVRIRQRVEELALEISGDYAEVDELILVGVLRGCYIFLADLSRLLTVSRRIDFISVSSYGNSTVSTGAVRMVLDLRLDIRGKHVLIVDDILDSGYTMQYLVKLFLARQPASLKTCALLHKQGRQKVDITLDYRGFDIADIWVVGYGLDCGDKFRALPYIGRVDPTPFPD, via the coding sequence ATGCATTCTACCCTGCCTGAAGTCCTGTTTGATGAAGTTCGAATTCGACAACGGGTCGAAGAACTGGCTCTCGAGATCTCCGGCGATTATGCCGAGGTGGATGAGCTTATCCTGGTCGGCGTCCTGCGGGGGTGCTATATCTTCCTCGCCGACCTATCTCGCCTGCTCACTGTCTCGCGGCGCATCGACTTCATCTCCGTTTCTTCCTATGGCAACAGTACGGTCAGCACCGGCGCAGTCCGAATGGTGCTTGACCTGCGCCTGGATATCCGGGGCAAGCATGTCCTGATCGTCGACGATATACTGGACAGCGGGTATACCATGCAATACCTGGTAAAGCTCTTTCTCGCCCGTCAACCGGCCAGTCTGAAAACCTGTGCCCTGCTGCATAAGCAGGGCCGGCAGAAGGTCGATATAACCCTGGATTACAGGGGTTTCGACATTGCCGATATCTGGGTGGTCGGCTACGGCCTGGACTGCGGCGACAAGTTTCGAGCCCTTCCTTACATTGGCCGGGTCGACCCGACGCCATTTCCCGACTGA